In Dromaius novaehollandiae isolate bDroNov1 chromosome 3, bDroNov1.hap1, whole genome shotgun sequence, the following are encoded in one genomic region:
- the POLR3F gene encoding DNA-directed RNA polymerase III subunit RPC6 gives MAEVKVKPEVPDPADIENRIIELCHQFPHGITDQVIQNDMPHMEAQQRAMAINRLLSMGQLDLLRSNAGLLYRIKESQNASKMKGSDNQEKLVYQIIEDAGNKGIWSRDIRYKSNLPLTEINKILKNLESKKLIKAVKSVAASKKKVYMLYNLQPDRSVTGGAWYSDQDFESEFVEVLNQQCFKFLQSKAEAARESKQNPMIQRNSSFASSHEVWKYICELGISKVELSMEDIETILNTLIYDGKVEMTIIAAKEGIVGSVDGQMKLYRAVSPLIQPTGLVRTPCGLCPVFDDCHEGGEISPSNCIYMTEWLEF, from the exons ATGGCGGAGGTGAAGGTGAAGCCGGAGGTCCCCGACCCCGCGGATATAGAGAACAG GATCATTGAACTGTGCCATCAGTTCCCTCATGGCATCACGGACCAGGTGATCCAAAATGACATGCCTCACATGGAAGCCCAGCAGCGAGCCATGGCAATCAACAGGCTGCTCTCAATG GGGCAATTGGACCTTCTCAGGAGCAATGCAGGTCTCCTATATAGAATCAAAGAGTCTCAAAATGCAAG taaaatgaAAGGCTCTGACAATCAAGAGAAACTGGTTTACCAAATTATAGAAGATGCAGGCAACAAAG GTATTTGGAGCAGGGACATTAGATACAAAAGTAATCTGCCTTTAACAGAGATCAACAAGATACTGAAAAACTTGGAAAGTAAGAAACTAATTAAAGCAGTTAAATCTGTAGCG GCATCAAAGAAGAAGGTTTATATGCTATATAACCTACAGCCTGACCGGTCAGTGACTGGTGGGGCTTGGTACAGTGACCAAGACTTTGAGTCTGAATTTGTTGAGGTGTTAAATCAACAGTGCTTTAAATTTCTACAGAGTAAG GCAGAAGCAGCTCGAGAGAGCAAACAGAACCCCATGATACAGAGGAACAGCTCATTTGCCTCTTCCCATGAGGTGTGGAAATACATCTGTGAATTGGGTATCAGTAAG GTAGAGTTGTCGATGGAGGACATTGAAACCATTTTAAATACACTAATATACGATGGAAAAGTGGAAATGACTATTATTGCTGCAAAGGAAGGTATAGTAGGCAGTGTGGATGGACAGATGAAGTTGTACAGAGCTGTTAGTCCTCTCATACAACCCACTGGATTAGTCAGGACGCCCTGTGGACTCTGCCCT GTTTTTGATGATTGCCATGAAGGTGGTGAGATTTCTCCATCAAACTGTATTTATATGACAGAGTGGCTGGAATTTTAA